A genomic window from Lotus japonicus ecotype B-129 chromosome 1, LjGifu_v1.2 includes:
- the LOC130728277 gene encoding AT-rich interactive domain-containing protein 2-like — MLGSEQPLDLYKLFMVVKEKGGYDAVCKNGLWDLVGEEYGLGVKVGASVEMVYSKHLSSLETWLKNVADSKFPECDLVNDRVQFGKRLMEVQAGFMLDGDDDDEKVKRVVYGYLDGRKLWGTNRVKGFNPELNVAELETVYDYLDGRKSCGANRAQSKNPESNGVKKVQNGGLVDSNMQDHWANEPSLGNFCNHTDAMETLKEFDADKILIVDVSGMIKNMPGLSDGGKRCENDSHNVDVVKLDPSSVNKESSGRKRKRNSRSEMLSWVSGIAKNPCDPIIASVPEKSKWKSYSNQEIWKQVLLFREAVILKKGSESSSEQQGPRMHPSMYDDNFGANYNLRQRFQCNKSPLSGKSTSNGASSSGRTGRSLERNPGKKSHNSVLSHLDIPLGPDHQAEMPEWSDMSYESDSKWLGTKIWPTKAVNFNLLERDPIGKGRQDSCGCQVQGSVECVRFHIAEKRAKVKMELGVAFYRWELHKVGEEVSHSWTKQEEKKFKDVVKANPPSSDRCFWDHIFKAFPMKSREDLISYYFNVFLLQRVGHRSRHTPEDIKSDDDESEFGPLRNVFGRPTHTLLPPKKSQTKGR, encoded by the exons ATGTTGGGTAGTGAGCAACCTCTGGATTTGTATAAGCTTTTCATGGTGGTGAAGGAGAAAGGCGGTTATGATGCGGTTTGTAAGAACGGGTTGTGGGATTTGGTGGGGGAAGAATATGGGTTGGGTGTGAAGGTTGGAGCGTCTGTGGAAATGGTTTACAGTAAGCATTTGAGTTCTCTTGAGACATGGCTGAAGAATGTTGCTGATAGTAAGTTCCCTGAGTGTGATTTAGTGAATGATAGAGTTCAATTCGGCAAGCGTTTGATGGAGGTTCAAGCTGGATTCATGTtggatggtgatgatgatgatgaaaaggTCAAGAGGGTGGTATATGGCTACCTAGATGGGAGGAAGTTGTGGGGTACAAATAGAGTGAAGGGCTTTAATCCAGAGTTGAATGTGGCTGAACTTGAGACGGTGTATGACTATCTAGATGGGAGGAAGTCGTGTGGTGCTAATAGAGCGCAGAGCAAGAATCCTGAGTCTAATGGGGTCAAGAAAGTTCAGAATGGAGGGCTCGTTGATTCTAATATGCAGGACCATTGGGCGAATGAGCCTAGTCTCGGAAACTTCTGCAACCATACAGATGCCATGGAAACACTGAAAGAGTTTGATGCAGACAAAATATTAATAGTGGATGTATCTGGTATGATAAAAAACATGCCTGGATTATCTGATGGAGGCAAGAGATGCGAGAATGATAGTCACAATGTCGATGTAGTGAAATTGGATCCATCAAGTGTTAATAAAGAGAGCTCTGGTCGTAAGAGGAAGAGAAATTCTAGGTCGGAGATGCTAAGCTGGGTTAGTGGCATTGCAAAGAATCCTTGTGATCCTATAATTGCTTCAGTTCCAGAAAAGTCTAAGTGGAAGTCTTACAGTAATCAAGAAATCTGGAAGCAGGTTTTGTTGTTTCGAGAAGCTGTCATTCTTAAAAAAGGTTCTGAATCAAGCAGTGAACAGCAG GGTCCAAGGATGCATCCATCCATGTATGATGATAACTTTGGGGCAAATTACAATCTTAGGCAGAGGTTTCAATGTAACAAGAGCCCTTTATCTGGAAAATCTACATCAAATGGAGCCTCTTCATCTGGGCGAACAGGAAGAAGTTTAGAGAGAAACCCTGGTAAAAAGTCACATAACTCTGTGCTCTCACATCTGGACATTCCTCTAGGGCCAGACCATCAAGCTGAAATGCCTGAATGGTCTGACATGAGCTATGAGAGTGATTCCAAGTGGTTGGGGACCAAAATATGGCCAACAAAAGCTGTGAATTTCAATCTTCTTGAAAGGGACCCTATCGGAAAGGGAAGACAAGATTCATGTGGTTGCCAAGTACAAGGTTCTGTCGAGTGTGTCCGATTTCACATTGCTGAAAAAAGAGCTAAAGTGAAGATGGAATTGGGTGTGGCTTTTTATCGGTGGGAGTTACACAAGGTAGGTGAAGAAGTTAGTCATTCGTGGACAAAGCAAGAAGAGAAGAAATTCAAAGATGTGGTAAAAGCAAACCCGCCTTCATCGGATAGATGTTTCTGGGATCATATTTTTAAAGCATTCCCTATGAAGAGCAGGGAAGATTTAATCAGCTACTACTTCAACGTCTTCCTCTTGCAGCGCGTAGGACACCGAAGTCGGCACACTCCAGAGGACATTAAGAGTGATGATGACGAATCAGAATTTGGACCATTGAGGAATGTTTTTGGACGTCCGACCCATACCTTATTACCCCCTAAGAAATCACAGACAAAGGGGAGATAG